A genome region from Arachis duranensis cultivar V14167 chromosome 8, aradu.V14167.gnm2.J7QH, whole genome shotgun sequence includes the following:
- the LOC107462677 gene encoding DNA damage-repair/toleration protein DRT100, with the protein MAHPLLLIATVILAPAIITVNGCSPSDKASLLAFKAALSEPYLGIFKTWSGDNCCLNWYGVSCDATAGRVSDINLRGESEDPIFEKAGRSGYMTGKISPEICKLDHLTTLVVADWKAISGEIPPCITSLSNLRILDLIGNRISGEIPADIGKLQRLTVLNLADNTISGKIPASIVNLASLKHLDLSNNQLTGQIPNDIGKLAMMSRALMSRNQLTGPIPSSIASIYRLADLDLSGNRLSGSIPSGLGQMPVLSILNLDSNSFSGQIPSSLLSNPGMGILNLSRNGFEGTIPDVFGSKSYFMVLDLSYNNLKGRVPASLSSAKYIGHLDLSHNHLCGTIPMGSPFDHLEASSFSNNDCLCGNPLKTC; encoded by the coding sequence ATGGCTCATCCACTTCTCTTGATAGCAACCGTCATTCTCGCCCCCGCAATCATAACCGTCAACGGATGCTCACCGTCAGACAAGGCGTCGCTTCTAGCATTCAAGGCAGCCCTGAGCGAGCCCTATCTCGGCATCTTCAAAACATGGTCCGGCGATAACTGCTGCCTGAACTGGTACGGCGTGAGCTGCGACGCCACCGCCGGCCGCGTCTCGGACATCAACCTCCGCGGCGAGTCTGAGGACCCGATCTTCGAGAAGGCCGGTCGCTCCGGCTACATGACCGGAAAAATCTCGCCGGAGATCTGCAAGCTGGACCACCTCACCACCCTCGTCGTTGCTGACTGGAAGGCCATCTCCGGCGAGATCCCTCCCTGCATCACCTCCCTCTCCAACCTCCGCATTCTCGACCTCATCGGAAACAGAATCTCCGGCGAGATTCCCGCCGATATCGGAAAATTGCAGCGTCTAACAGTCCTCAACCTCGCCGACAACACAATCTCCGGCAAGATTCCGGCGTCAATCGTCAACCTCGCTTCTCTCAAGCATCTCGACCTTAGCAACAACCAGCTCACCGGCCAAATTCCCAATGACATTGGAAAACTCGCCATGATGAGCCGGGCGTTAATGAGCCGAAACCAACTCACTGGTCCAATTCCCAGTTCGATTGCATCAATTTACCGCCTCGCTGACTTGGACTTGTCCGGAAACCGACTATCCGGTTCAATTCCATCCGGTTTAGGACAAATGCCGGTTCTTTCAATTTTGAATTTGGATAGCAACTCTTTCTCTGGTCAAATACCTTCGAGTTTGTTAAGCAACCCGGGTATGGGTATTTTGAACTTGAGCCGAAACGGGTTCGAGGGTACCATACCCGACGTTTTCGGTTCAAAATCGTATTTCATGGTTTTGGATTTGTCTTATAATAACTTGAAGGGTCGGGTACCTGCTTCGTTATCTTCGGCTAAGTACATTGGGCATTTGGATCTTAGCCATAACCACTTGTGCGGAACTATTCCTATGGGTTCACCGTTTGATCACCTTGAAGCGTCGTCGTTTAGTAACAACGATTGTTTGTGCGGAAACCCGTTGAAGACTTGTTAG